A window from Pleuronectes platessa chromosome 6, fPlePla1.1, whole genome shotgun sequence encodes these proteins:
- the sgk2a gene encoding serine/threonine-protein kinase Sgk2 has translation MADCNIRSPSSSSQEDVNLGPSANPNARPTDFDFLAVIGKGTFGKVLLAKLKADSKFYAVKVLQKKVILKKKEQKNIMAERNVLLKSLQHPFLVRLHYSFQTAEKLYFVLDYVNGGELFFHLQRERCFSEPRARFYAAEVASAIGYLHSLNIVYRDLKPENILLDSQGHVVLTDFGLCKEGVEPEGTTSTFCGTPEYLAPEVLRKEPYDRTVDWWCLGAVLYEMNYSLPPFYSRDVSEMYDGILHKTLSLPQGKSEALGSLLVGLLQKDQHRRLGAIADFLEIKNHPFFAPINWDDLDHKRITPPYNPNVRGPADTQHIDPEFTREMVPSSVGRTPELNAGTSCNNAFNGFSFVGNDDSFL, from the exons ATGGCAGACTGTAAT ATACGGTCACCATCCTCCTCGTCTCAAGAAGATGTCAACCTGGGACCTTCAGCGAACCCAAA tgCCAGGCCCACTGACTTTGACTTCTTGGCTGTCATTGGCAAGGGGACCTTTGGAAAG GTGCTGCTCGCCAAGCTCAAAGCCGACAGCAAATTCTACGCCGTCAAAGTGCTGCAGAAGAAGGTCATCCTGAAGAAGAAAGAG caAAAGAACATCATGGCCGAGAGAAACGTGCTGCTGAAGAGTCTCCAACATCCGTTTCTGGTTCGGCTCCACTACTCCTTCCAGACAGCCGAGAAACTTTACTTTGTCCTGGACTATGTAAACGGGGGAGAG TTGTTCTtccacctgcagagagagagatgtttctCTGAGCCCAGAGCGAGGTTCTACGCCGCCGAAGTAGCGAGCGCCATCGGCTACCTTCATTCTCTCAACATCGTTTACAG AGATCTGAAACCAGAGAATATTCTCCTTGACTCTCAG ggccATGTGGTACTGACAGATTTTGGGCTGTGTAAAGAAGGTGTGGAGCCCGAGGGAACGACCTCGACTTTCTGTGGGACTCCAGAA TACTTGGCTCCAGAGGTTCTTCGTAAGGAACCGTATGACCGGACAGTGGACTGGTGGTGTCTGGGAGCAGTTCTCTATGAGATGAACTacagtctg CCTCCGTTCTACAGCCGTGACGTCAGTGAAATGTATGATGGGATCCTCCACAAGACGCTATCTCTGCCTCAGGGGAAGTCTGAGGCCTTGGGCTCTCTGCTGGTGGGTCTCCTGCAGAAGGACCAGCACCGACGCCTCGGGGCCATCGCTGACTTT ttagaaATAAAAAACCACCCCTTCTTCGCTCCAATCAACTGGGACGACCTCGACCACAAGAGAATCACTCCTCCCTACAACCCCAATGTG agaggTCCAGCTGACACTCAACACATTGATCCAGAGTTCACCAGAGAGATGGTTCCCAGCTCGGTGGGTCGGACGCCGGAGCTCAACGCCGGCACCAGCTGCAACAACGCCTTCAATGGCTTCTCCTTCGTGGGCAACGACGACAGCTTTCTGTGA